One window of the Thunnus albacares chromosome 3, fThuAlb1.1, whole genome shotgun sequence genome contains the following:
- the dcaf15 gene encoding DDB1- and CUL4-associated factor 15, whose translation MAPSSKSEKDDSKHKAQRKHKDHVVKLLMRGKLSGQFSQRLFRKLPPRVCVPLKNIVSEEFLRAGHIFLGFTKCGRYVLSYTSDCGEDDDFSFYTYHLYWWEFNLHSRLKQVHHVRLFAGEEIYSDLYLTVCEWPNDHSKIVIFGFNTRSSNSVLMNLMMSDENNRDIYITIASMPPPKPCSVCCPVPSATTIRTGSGECLEHGYVLNSRYQVVYPFPTFQPAFQLKKDQVILLNTSYSLVACGISLCQGKQGQSSQILYTKRAALSGQTSASFSPTSSASSSSLPQGSPDSRPPPSRPAPLPSSPSQSQAAARAREFAADLFRRAQGGAGREKEGQVERRTADAGEKEAAQTPVDKVTNVETRREEQDGRERREEERRTSLPQTSTSGGSHSLPPCSEQVMSPASSSSSSSPSSPSTPSTSQEIGPSEPGYVNYSCLHYRLQQPGAAEQNTGGAAGYEDDKVQLPFTVTDLKGRNLQLVTEPHNGQSVCVEQLTLDFEYLINEVIRSDAAWAPQFCSFSDYDVVILEVCPETNTVMINIGLLLLAFSTSDEEHCRPNTYHSNLQVSWDLNTGACCTVGVGDLTEVKGQTSGSVWSSYRKCCVNTVMKWLVPESSSRYINRMTNEALHKGSSLQVLADSDRCTWIVL comes from the exons ATGGCGCCCAGCTCGAAATCAGAAAAGGACGATAGCAAACACAAAGctcagagaaaacacaaagaccaTGTCGTGAAGCTTCTCATGCGTGGGAAG CTGTCAGGACAGTTTTCTCAGCGCCTGTTCAGGAAGCTCCCACCTCGAGTGTGTGTCCCATTAAAGAACATTGTCAGCGAAGAGTTCCTGAGAGCAGg ACATATCTTTCTTGGCTTCACCAAATGTGGCCGCTACGTTCTGTCCTACACCAGCGACTGTGGAGAAGATGATGACTTCTCTTTCTATACTTACCATCTGTATTGGTGGGAATTCAACCTGCACAGTAGACTCAAACAG GTCCATCATGTACGACTATTTGCAGGCGAAGAAATCTACAGTGACCTGTACCTTACCGTGTGTGAGTGGCCAAATGACCACTCCAAAATTGTCATCTTTGGCTTCAA CACACGCAGTTCAAACTCCGTTCTGATGAACTTGATGATGAGTGATGAGAACAACAGAGACATCTACATCACCATCGCCTCTATGCCTCCTCCTAAACCTTGCTCTGTCTGCTGCCCAGTTCCCTCAGCCACGACCATAcgcacag GGAGTGGTGAGTGTCTGGAGCATGGCTATGTGCTCAACAGCAGGTACCAGGTGGTGTACCCATTTCCAACTTTCCAGCCAGCTTTCCAACTGAAGAAGGACCAGGTCATCCTATTGAACACTAGCTACTCTCTGGTGGCTTGCGGCATCTCACTCTGCCAAG GTAAGCAGGGTCAGTCGTCGCAGATTCTCTACACAAAGAGAGCAGCTCTGTCAGGTCAAACCTCCGCATCTTTCTCCCCCACCTCGTCagcctcttcttcctcactACCTCAGGGATCTCCCGACAGCCGGCCGCCACCTAGCAGGCCCGCTCCGTTACCCTCATCTCCTAGTCAGTCACAAGCAGCCGCGCGAGCACGGGAGTTTGCAGCTGACCTCTTCAGGCGAGCCCAGGGAGgagcagggagagaaaaagaaggccAGGTAGAGAGGAGAACCGCTGATGCTGGTGAAAAAGAGGCAGCGCAGACTCCAGTAGACAAAGTGACAAACGTAGAGACTCGGAGAGAGGAGCAGGAtggtagagagaggagggaggaggaaagacGGACTAGTTTACCCCAAACATCAACATCAGGTGGGAGCCACAGTTTGCCGCCCTGCTCCGAACAAGTGATGTCTCCcgcctcctcctcgtcctcatcATCGCCTTCGTCCCCTTCGACTCCGTCCACATCCCAGGAGATTGGCCCCAGCGAGCCTGGATATGTCAACTACTCATGCCTGCACTATCGCCTCCAACAGCCAGgggcagcagagcagaacaCAGGAGGTGCAGcag GTTATGAAGACGATAAAGTTCAGCTACCCTTCACAGTCACTGATCTTAAAGGACGGAACCTGCAGCTGGTCACCGAGCCACACAACGGACAG agtgtgtgtgtggagcagttGACTCTGGACTTTGAGTATCTTATCAATGAGGTGATAAGAAGCGATGCTGCCTGGGCCCCACAGTTCTGCTCCTTCAGTGACTATGATGTTGTGATATTAGAg GTGTGTCCAGAGACCAACACTGTGATGATCAACATCGGTCTGCTGTTACTGGCCTTCTCCACCTCGGATGAGGAGCACTGCAG GCCAAACACCTACCATTCCAACCTGCAGGTTAGCTGGGACCTAAACACAGGTGCTTGTTGCACTGTGGGCGTCGGTGACCTTACGGAGGTAAAAGGTCAGACCAG CGGGAGCGTGTGGAGTTCTTACAGGAAGTGCTGTGTGAACACGGTGATGAAGTGGCTCGTTCCTGAGAGCAGCTCCCGCTACATCAATCGCATGACCAACGAAGCTTTACACAAAG GCTCGTCCCTTCAAGTGTTGGCAGATAGTGACCGATGCACCTGGATTGTATTGTGA
- the si:ch211-196h16.12 gene encoding regulator of G-protein signaling 5 isoform X2 — translation MIAGFLRLQASMCKGLSSLPSSCLEKAKEMRVKLSHLAETHQKHKVHDGKALQDLESVLSKKSGLQAFHEFLRSEFSEENLEFWLACEDYRVSPSNKQRTKAGSIYNQFINPDAPQEVNLDAETRESLLSMVDSPCADTFNKAQQRIYTLMAKDSFPRFLRSSHCMEAVKDF, via the exons ATGATAGCAG GTTTTCTACGACTACAGGCGTCAATGTGTAAGGGGCTCTCCTCCCTGCCTTCCTCATGTCTGGAAAA ggCAAAAGAGATGAGGGTGAAGTTAAGCCACCTGGCTGAGACCCACCAAAAGCACAA GGTTCATGATGGAAAAGCTCTTCAGGACCTGGAATCTGTGCTTAGTAAGAAAA GTGGTCTGCAGGCCTTTCATGAGTTCCTGCGCTCAGAGTTCAGTGAGGAGAACCTCGAGTTCTGGCTGGCCTGTGAGGACTATAGAGTTTCCCCTTCAAACAAGCAGAGGACCAAGGCCGGCAGCATCTACAACCAGTTTATCAACCCTGACGCACCACAGGAG GTAAACCTGGATGCTGAGACCCGTGAGAGTCTGTTGAGCATGGTGGACTCTCCGTGCGCCGACACATTCAACAAGGCACAGCAGAGAATCTACACTTTGATGGCCAAAGACTCCTTCCCTCGTTTCCTGCGCTCCTCTCACTGTATGGAGGCCGTTAAGGATTTCTAA
- the LOC122978968 gene encoding calcium-binding mitochondrial carrier protein SCaMC-3-like isoform X3 gives MLDIGEQLTIPDEFSEEEKKSGLVWRQLMAGAIAGSVSRTGTAPLDRLKVFRQVHGSSTFKGNVVSGFKYMVKEGGLQSLWRGNGMNVIKIAPETAIKFTAYEKIKHAMRGNNESKTLRIHERFVAGSLAGAIAQTAIYPMEVLKTRLTLRKTGQYTGIADCAKQILQREGVAAFYKGYVPNLLGIVPYAGIDLAVYESLKFSWLNRNRGLADPGVMVLVGCGAISSTCGQLASYPLALIRTRMQAQASVKGAPRPSMLALVRNIVTQEGVAGLYRGISPNLLKVIPAVSVSYVAYEYTRIMLGVDVDGRRGERGKG, from the exons ATGTTGGACATTGGTGAGCAACTGACAATCCCAGATGAATtctcagaggaggagaagaaatcTGGCTTAGTGTGGCGGCAGCTGATGGCCGGAGCCATTGCTGGATCTGTATCTCGGACTGGAACTGCCCCCTTAGACCGCCTCAAAGTGTTTCGGCAG GTTCATGGTTCCTCCACTTTTAAAGGGAACGTTGTGAGCGGTTTTAAGTACATGGTGAAAGAGGGAGGACTGCAGTCGTTGTGGAGGGGCAATGGAATGAATGTTATTAAAATCGCCCCTGAGACTGCTATCAAGTTTACAGCTTATGAAAAG ATCAAGCATGCAATGCGTGGCAATAATGAATCAAAAACTTTGAGGATTCATGAGAGGTTTGTTGCCGGATCTTTGGCTGGGGCGATAGCTCAGACAGCCATCTACCCAATGGAG GTGCTGAAGACCCGTCTTACACTAAGAAAAACAGGCCAATACACAGGAATAGCAGACTGTGCCAAGCAGATCCTACAGAGGGAAGGGGTTGCAGCCTTCTACAAGGGTTATGTACCCAACCTGTTGGGTATTGTCCCTTACGCTGGCATCGACCTGGCTGTCTACGAG AGTCTGAAGTTTTCTTGGCTGAACAGGAACAGAGGTTTAGCCGACCCAGGGGTCATGGTGCTGGTTGGCTGCGGTGCCATCTCTAGCACCTGTGGACAGCTGGCAAGTTACCCCCTGGCACTGATCCGCACCCGAATGCAAGCACAAG CTTCAGTGAAGGGAGCCCCTAGGCCGTCCATGTTGGCCTTGGTTCGCAACATTGTGACCCAGGAGGGCGTGGCCGGACTTTATCGAGGAATTTCCCCCAACTTGCTGAAAGTCATCCCCGCTGTCAGCGTGTCCTACGTTGCCTATGAATACACAAGGATAATGCTAGGAGTGGACGTTGACGgtaggaggggagagagagggaaagggtaG
- the si:ch211-196h16.12 gene encoding regulator of G-protein signaling 5 isoform X1: MGLCRATHSIITVYGFLRLQASMCKGLSSLPSSCLEKAKEMRVKLSHLAETHQKHKVHDGKALQDLESVLSKKSGLQAFHEFLRSEFSEENLEFWLACEDYRVSPSNKQRTKAGSIYNQFINPDAPQEVNLDAETRESLLSMVDSPCADTFNKAQQRIYTLMAKDSFPRFLRSSHCMEAVKDF; this comes from the exons ATGGGACTCTGCAGGGCGACACACAGTATAATTACAGTGTATG GTTTTCTACGACTACAGGCGTCAATGTGTAAGGGGCTCTCCTCCCTGCCTTCCTCATGTCTGGAAAA ggCAAAAGAGATGAGGGTGAAGTTAAGCCACCTGGCTGAGACCCACCAAAAGCACAA GGTTCATGATGGAAAAGCTCTTCAGGACCTGGAATCTGTGCTTAGTAAGAAAA GTGGTCTGCAGGCCTTTCATGAGTTCCTGCGCTCAGAGTTCAGTGAGGAGAACCTCGAGTTCTGGCTGGCCTGTGAGGACTATAGAGTTTCCCCTTCAAACAAGCAGAGGACCAAGGCCGGCAGCATCTACAACCAGTTTATCAACCCTGACGCACCACAGGAG GTAAACCTGGATGCTGAGACCCGTGAGAGTCTGTTGAGCATGGTGGACTCTCCGTGCGCCGACACATTCAACAAGGCACAGCAGAGAATCTACACTTTGATGGCCAAAGACTCCTTCCCTCGTTTCCTGCGCTCCTCTCACTGTATGGAGGCCGTTAAGGATTTCTAA
- the LOC122979252 gene encoding far upstream element-binding protein 2, producing the protein MSEYGALPTNGVGAGMKKDAFADAVERARQIAAKIGGDGVPLVSNNGGAESYPFAAQKRSLEEADEPDAKKVASQSERDSALSIGAQLAALSQQSVRPSTMTEEYRVPDGMVGLIIGRGGEQINKIQQDSGCKVQIAHDSAGLPERSVSLTGSPDAIERAKALIDDIVSRGHESTNGQAGSMQEMIIPAGKAGLIIGKGGETIKQLQERAGVKMILIQDGSQPPNIDKPLRIIGDPYKVQQAKEMVNEILRERDHAGFGDRNEYGPRMGGGGGGGGIDIAVPRHSVGVVIGRNGEMIKKIQSDAGVKIQFKPDDGTGPDKIAHIMGPPDQCQHAASIITDLLQSIRAREEGGQGGPPGPPGAGMPPGGRGRGRGQGNWGPPGGEMTFSIPAHKCGLVIGRGGENVKSINQQTGAFVEISRQPPPNGDPNFKLFTIRGSPQQIDHAKQLIEEKIEGPLCPVGGGPGPGGPGGPMGPYNPNPYNAGPPGGAPHGAAPGGPQFCPQGWGNTYQQWQAPGQHDPSKAAAAADPNAAWAAYYAQYYGQQPGGAMAAQTPGAPAAAAPGDQSQAAQTSGGQPDYTKAWEEYYKKMGMTQPAGGAAAAPGAAAATAAAAAAAAAGGSAAGGQQDYSAAWAEYYRQQAAYYGQGGQAPGQAAAPQQGQQAQ; encoded by the exons ATGTCTGAATACGGCGCTCTGCCGACTAACGGAGTCGGCGCTGGGATGAAAAAAGACGCTTTCGCAGATGCAGTAGAACGAGCCAGACAG ATCGCAGCTAAAATCGGTGGTGACGGAGTTCCCCTAGTGAGCAACAACGGAGGAGCTGAGAGCTATCCGTTCGCCGCACAGAAACGATCCCTGGAAGAAGCAG ATGAACCAGATGCCAAGAAGGTTGCATCACAGAGTGAAAGAGATTCTGCATTGT CTATTGGAGCACAGCTGGCTGCCCTGTCTCAACAGAG TGTCAGGCCCTCCACAATGACAGAAGAGTACAGAGTGCCTGATGGCATGGTCGGTCTCA TCATCGGCCGAGGAGGTGAACAGATCAACAAAATACAACAGGATTCTGGCTGCAAGGTCCAGATTGCGCACg ACAGCGCCGGTCTTCCAGAAAGAAGTGTTTCTCTGACAGGGTCACCAGATGCCATAGA GAGAGCCAAGGCACTCATAGATGACATAGTGTCGAGGGGTCATGAGTCGACCAACGGGCAGGCAGGTTCCATGCAGGAGATGATCATCCCTGCTGGCAAGGCCGGCCTTATTATAGGCAAAGGAGGAGAGACCATCAAACAGCTGCAG GAGCGAGCTGGAGTCAAAATGATTCTTATTCAAGATGGATCCCAGCCACCCAACATAGACAAGCCGCTACGCATCATTGGAGACCCCTACAAAGTGCAG CAAGCAAAGGAGATGGTCAATGAGATTCTACGAGAAAGGGATCACGCTGGTTTTGGAGACAGGAACGAATATGGACCAAGGATgggtggtggagggggaggaggaggcatTGAT ATAGCTGTGCCCCGCCACTCTGTGGGAGTCGTGATTGGCCGAAATGGGGAGATGATCAAGAAGATCCAGAGCGACGCTGGAGTGAAGATACAGTTTAAACCAG ATGATGGTACAGGTCCTGATAAAATTGCCCATATTATGGGTCCACCAGACCAGTGTCAGCACGCCGCCTCGATCATCACTGACCTACTACAGAGTATCCGCGCCCGAGAGGAGGGTGGACAGGGG GGCCCCCCAGGTCCTCCTGGTGCAGGGATGCCACCAGGTGGGCGAGGACGGGGTAGAGGCCAGGGGAACTGGGGTCCTCCGGGAGGAGAGATGACCTTCTCCATTCCTGCTCACAAATGTGGGCTTGTAATCGGCAGAGGAGGGGAGAATGTCAAGTCCATTAACCAACAGACCGGCGCGTTTGTGGAGATATCCCGTCAGCCCCCGCCAAACGGTGACCCGAACTTCAAGCTGTTCACCATCCGAGGGTCCCCACAACAAATTGATCATGCAAAGCAGCTTATAGAAGAGAAGATTGAG ggTCCGTTGTGTCCGGTGGGTGGTGGTCCTGGTCCAGGAGGCCCCGGTGGTCCCATGGGTCCCTATAATCCCAACCCTTATAATGCAGGGCCTCCTGGTGGTGCTCCCCA TGGAGCTGCGCCCGGTGGTCCCCAATTCTGTCCTCAGGGTTGGGGGAACACCTACCAGCAGTGGCAAGCCCCAGGACAACATGACCCCA GTaaggcggcagcagcagcagacccGAACGCAGCATGGGCAGCCTACTATGCACAATACTACGGCCAGCAGCCAGGCGGTGCCATGGCAGCCCAGACTCCAGGagcccctgcagcagcagcaccaggaGACCAGAGCCAAGCAGCACAGACTTCTGGGGGCCAGCCAGACTACACCAAGGCTTGGGAGGAATACTACAAGAAGATGGGCATGA CCCAGCCTGCTGGAGGGGCAGCAGCTGCTCCaggtgcagcagcagccacagcagcagcagcagcagccgcagcagctGGAGGATCTGCAGCCGGAGGCCAGCAGGATTACAGCGCAGCCTGGGCTGAGTACTACAGACAGCAGGCCGCCTACTACGGACAGGGAGGGCAGGCGCCTGGACAGGCAGCTGCTCCACAGCAGGGACAACAG GCCCAGTAA
- the LOC122978968 gene encoding calcium-binding mitochondrial carrier protein SCaMC-3-like isoform X1, whose translation MGPQRIQFPWAHCQDSGSPGSDREREKRWAELFDELDLNKDGRIDILELRTGLAGRGLSRASLERLVEEGDTNQDGVLDLEEFTQYLRTHEKQLKLMFRSLDRNNDGHIDAAEIQHSLHTIGVNISLEAATRILQSMDKDGTMTIDWNEWRDYFLFKSLTNMEDVARYWKRSMMLDIGEQLTIPDEFSEEEKKSGLVWRQLMAGAIAGSVSRTGTAPLDRLKVFRQVHGSSTFKGNVVSGFKYMVKEGGLQSLWRGNGMNVIKIAPETAIKFTAYEKIKHAMRGNNESKTLRIHERFVAGSLAGAIAQTAIYPMEVLKTRLTLRKTGQYTGIADCAKQILQREGVAAFYKGYVPNLLGIVPYAGIDLAVYESLKFSWLNRNRGLADPGVMVLVGCGAISSTCGQLASYPLALIRTRMQAQASVKGAPRPSMLALVRNIVTQEGVAGLYRGISPNLLKVIPAVSVSYVAYEYTRIMLGVDVDGRRGERGKG comes from the exons ATGGGACCCCAAAGGATTCAATTCCCCTGGGCGCACTGCCAGGACAGCGGATCCCCTGGTTCGGAccgggagagagagaagcgcTGGGCTGAGCTGTTTGATGAGCTGGACCTCAACAAAGATGGACGCATCGACATCCTTGAACTGCGGACGGGACTGGCAGGCCGAGGGCTCTCCAGAGCCTCCTTGGAGAGG TTAGTGGAGGAAGGGGACACCAACCAGGATGGAGTACTGGACTTAGAGGAGTTCACCCAGTATCTTCGcacacatgaaaaacagctCAAACTTATGTTTCGCAGCCTGGACAGGAACAACGATG GTCatattgatgcagcagagatcCAGCACTCTCTACACACCATCGGTGTGAACATCAGCCTCGAAGCTGCCACCAGGATTTTGCAAAG TATGGACAAGGATGGTACCATGACCATTGACTGGAATGAGTGGCGTGACTACTTCCTGTTTAAGTCCCTCACTAACATGGAGGATGTGGCGCGTTACTGGAAACGTTCAATG ATGTTGGACATTGGTGAGCAACTGACAATCCCAGATGAATtctcagaggaggagaagaaatcTGGCTTAGTGTGGCGGCAGCTGATGGCCGGAGCCATTGCTGGATCTGTATCTCGGACTGGAACTGCCCCCTTAGACCGCCTCAAAGTGTTTCGGCAG GTTCATGGTTCCTCCACTTTTAAAGGGAACGTTGTGAGCGGTTTTAAGTACATGGTGAAAGAGGGAGGACTGCAGTCGTTGTGGAGGGGCAATGGAATGAATGTTATTAAAATCGCCCCTGAGACTGCTATCAAGTTTACAGCTTATGAAAAG ATCAAGCATGCAATGCGTGGCAATAATGAATCAAAAACTTTGAGGATTCATGAGAGGTTTGTTGCCGGATCTTTGGCTGGGGCGATAGCTCAGACAGCCATCTACCCAATGGAG GTGCTGAAGACCCGTCTTACACTAAGAAAAACAGGCCAATACACAGGAATAGCAGACTGTGCCAAGCAGATCCTACAGAGGGAAGGGGTTGCAGCCTTCTACAAGGGTTATGTACCCAACCTGTTGGGTATTGTCCCTTACGCTGGCATCGACCTGGCTGTCTACGAG AGTCTGAAGTTTTCTTGGCTGAACAGGAACAGAGGTTTAGCCGACCCAGGGGTCATGGTGCTGGTTGGCTGCGGTGCCATCTCTAGCACCTGTGGACAGCTGGCAAGTTACCCCCTGGCACTGATCCGCACCCGAATGCAAGCACAAG CTTCAGTGAAGGGAGCCCCTAGGCCGTCCATGTTGGCCTTGGTTCGCAACATTGTGACCCAGGAGGGCGTGGCCGGACTTTATCGAGGAATTTCCCCCAACTTGCTGAAAGTCATCCCCGCTGTCAGCGTGTCCTACGTTGCCTATGAATACACAAGGATAATGCTAGGAGTGGACGTTGACGgtaggaggggagagagagggaaagggtaG
- the c3h19orf53 gene encoding leydig cell tumor 10 kDa protein homolog: MAQGSHKFKAQRPGASKKHQQNKHKGPKKGGRIIAPKKAQVVEQQKLKKGLEVAIRNKIEQEVTQRASTSLHKPLSVVKGAESKGKAGAAQPGSSSK; this comes from the exons ATGGCTCAAGGTTCACACAAGTTTAAAGCTCAGCGGCCAGGAGCCTCCAAGAAacaccaacaaaacaaacacaaaggacCGAAGAAAGGAG GAAGGATCATTGCACCGAAGAAGGCTCAAGTGGTCGAGCAACAGAAGTTAAAGAAG GGTCTAGAGGTTGCCATCAGGAACAAGATTGAGCAGGAGGTGACCCAGAGGGCCAGCACATCTCTCCACAAGCCTCTGAGTGTGGTCAAAGGGGCTGAGAGTAAAGGCAAAGCAGGAGCAGCCCAGCCAGGAAGCAGCTCCAAATAA
- the LOC122978968 gene encoding calcium-binding mitochondrial carrier protein SCaMC-3-like isoform X2, producing the protein MGPQRIQFPWAHCQDSGSPGSDREREKRWAELFDELDLNKDGRIDILELRTGLAGRGLSRASLERLVEEGDTNQDGVLDLEEFTQYLRTHEKQLKLMFRSLDRNNDGHIDAAEIQHSLHTIGVNISLEAATRILQSMDKDGTMTIDWNEWRDYFLFKSLTNMEDVARYWKRSMMLDIGEQLTIPDEFSEEEKKSGLVWRQLMAGAIAGSVSRTGTAPLDRLKVFRQVHGSSTFKGNVVSGFKYMVKEGGLQSLWRGNGMNVIKIAPETAIKFTAYEKIKHAMRGNNESKTLRIHERFVAGSLAGAIAQTAIYPMEVLKTRLTLRKTGQYTGIADCAKQILQREGVAAFYKGYVPNLLGIVPYAGIDLAVYESLKFSWLNRNRGLADPGVMVLVGCGAISSTCGQLASYPLALIRTRMQAQASVKGAPRPSMLALVRNIVTQEGVAGLYRGISPNLLKVIPAVSVSYVAYEYTRIMLGVDVDGEM; encoded by the exons ATGGGACCCCAAAGGATTCAATTCCCCTGGGCGCACTGCCAGGACAGCGGATCCCCTGGTTCGGAccgggagagagagaagcgcTGGGCTGAGCTGTTTGATGAGCTGGACCTCAACAAAGATGGACGCATCGACATCCTTGAACTGCGGACGGGACTGGCAGGCCGAGGGCTCTCCAGAGCCTCCTTGGAGAGG TTAGTGGAGGAAGGGGACACCAACCAGGATGGAGTACTGGACTTAGAGGAGTTCACCCAGTATCTTCGcacacatgaaaaacagctCAAACTTATGTTTCGCAGCCTGGACAGGAACAACGATG GTCatattgatgcagcagagatcCAGCACTCTCTACACACCATCGGTGTGAACATCAGCCTCGAAGCTGCCACCAGGATTTTGCAAAG TATGGACAAGGATGGTACCATGACCATTGACTGGAATGAGTGGCGTGACTACTTCCTGTTTAAGTCCCTCACTAACATGGAGGATGTGGCGCGTTACTGGAAACGTTCAATG ATGTTGGACATTGGTGAGCAACTGACAATCCCAGATGAATtctcagaggaggagaagaaatcTGGCTTAGTGTGGCGGCAGCTGATGGCCGGAGCCATTGCTGGATCTGTATCTCGGACTGGAACTGCCCCCTTAGACCGCCTCAAAGTGTTTCGGCAG GTTCATGGTTCCTCCACTTTTAAAGGGAACGTTGTGAGCGGTTTTAAGTACATGGTGAAAGAGGGAGGACTGCAGTCGTTGTGGAGGGGCAATGGAATGAATGTTATTAAAATCGCCCCTGAGACTGCTATCAAGTTTACAGCTTATGAAAAG ATCAAGCATGCAATGCGTGGCAATAATGAATCAAAAACTTTGAGGATTCATGAGAGGTTTGTTGCCGGATCTTTGGCTGGGGCGATAGCTCAGACAGCCATCTACCCAATGGAG GTGCTGAAGACCCGTCTTACACTAAGAAAAACAGGCCAATACACAGGAATAGCAGACTGTGCCAAGCAGATCCTACAGAGGGAAGGGGTTGCAGCCTTCTACAAGGGTTATGTACCCAACCTGTTGGGTATTGTCCCTTACGCTGGCATCGACCTGGCTGTCTACGAG AGTCTGAAGTTTTCTTGGCTGAACAGGAACAGAGGTTTAGCCGACCCAGGGGTCATGGTGCTGGTTGGCTGCGGTGCCATCTCTAGCACCTGTGGACAGCTGGCAAGTTACCCCCTGGCACTGATCCGCACCCGAATGCAAGCACAAG CTTCAGTGAAGGGAGCCCCTAGGCCGTCCATGTTGGCCTTGGTTCGCAACATTGTGACCCAGGAGGGCGTGGCCGGACTTTATCGAGGAATTTCCCCCAACTTGCTGAAAGTCATCCCCGCTGTCAGCGTGTCCTACGTTGCCTATGAATACACAAGGATAATGCTAGGAGTGGACGTTGACG GTGAAATGTAG
- the si:ch211-196h16.12 gene encoding regulator of G-protein signaling 5 isoform X3, with product MCKGLSSLPSSCLEKAKEMRVKLSHLAETHQKHKVHDGKALQDLESVLSKKSGLQAFHEFLRSEFSEENLEFWLACEDYRVSPSNKQRTKAGSIYNQFINPDAPQEVNLDAETRESLLSMVDSPCADTFNKAQQRIYTLMAKDSFPRFLRSSHCMEAVKDF from the exons ATGTGTAAGGGGCTCTCCTCCCTGCCTTCCTCATGTCTGGAAAA ggCAAAAGAGATGAGGGTGAAGTTAAGCCACCTGGCTGAGACCCACCAAAAGCACAA GGTTCATGATGGAAAAGCTCTTCAGGACCTGGAATCTGTGCTTAGTAAGAAAA GTGGTCTGCAGGCCTTTCATGAGTTCCTGCGCTCAGAGTTCAGTGAGGAGAACCTCGAGTTCTGGCTGGCCTGTGAGGACTATAGAGTTTCCCCTTCAAACAAGCAGAGGACCAAGGCCGGCAGCATCTACAACCAGTTTATCAACCCTGACGCACCACAGGAG GTAAACCTGGATGCTGAGACCCGTGAGAGTCTGTTGAGCATGGTGGACTCTCCGTGCGCCGACACATTCAACAAGGCACAGCAGAGAATCTACACTTTGATGGCCAAAGACTCCTTCCCTCGTTTCCTGCGCTCCTCTCACTGTATGGAGGCCGTTAAGGATTTCTAA